Proteins found in one Panthera tigris isolate Pti1 chromosome B3, P.tigris_Pti1_mat1.1, whole genome shotgun sequence genomic segment:
- the SHF gene encoding SH2 domain-containing adapter protein F isoform X7: MLLSGAPPAGSGPGQRAQGSSGSGPGGSRRGAGGAGAGPGGGGSGGVAKWLREHLGFRGGGGGGGGGKPAPPEPDYRPPAPSPAAPPAPPPDILAAYRLQRERDFEDPYSGGQSSSAAAPATPAVPGPTPPPRHGSPPHRLIRVETPGPPAPPPEERISGPPASSDRLAILEDYADPFDVQETAEGPAGASGAPEKVPENDGYMEPYEAQKMMAEIRSSKETAAQPLPLYDTPYEPEEEGTTPEGEGTSWPRESRLPEDDERPPEEYDQPWEWKKERISKAFAGPVAWVAGAEVGQGLKNPGRIPHVLEEERRDKVHIPHSSQSPI; encoded by the exons ATGTTACTGAGCGGAGCTCCTCCCGCGGGCTCCGGCCCGGGGCAGCGGGCGCAGGGGAGCTCGGGGAGCGGCCCGGGGGGGTCGCGCCGAGGCGCCGGGGGAGCGGGAGCCGGCCCAGGAGGGGGCGGCAGTGGCGGAGTGGCCAAGTGGCTCCGGGAGCACCTGGGCTTCCGCGGAGGGGGCGGCGGCGGAGGTGGGGGCAAGCCGGCGCCCCCGGAGCCGGACTACCGTCCCCCCGCACCCTCCCCGGCCGCGCCCCCTGCGCCACCCCCGGACATCCTGGCCGCCTACCGGCTGCAGAGGGAGCGCGACTTCGAAGACCCGTACTCTGGGGGGCAGTCCAGCTCCGCTGCTGCCCCAGCCACCCCCGCCGTCCCCGGCCCCACGCCGCCCCCGCGCCACGGCTCGCCTCCCCACCGCCTTATTCGGGTTGAGACCCCTGGCCCCCCAGCGCCCCCTCCCGAGGAGCGGATCTCTGGACCCCCCGCCAGCAGCGACAGG TTGGCAATCCTAGAAGACTATGCGGACCCATTTGACGTTCAGGAGACTGCTGAAGGCCCAGCAGGAGCTTCAGGAGCTCCAGAGAAGGTCCCTGAAAATGATGGCTACATGGAGCCCTATGAGGCCCAAAAGATGATGGCTG AGATCCGGAGCTCCAAGGAGACAGCAGCTCAGCCCCTGCCTCTGTATGACACGCCCTATgagccagaggaggaggggaccACCCCAGAGGGTGAGGGGACCTCCTGGCCCCGGGAGTCCCGTCTGCCAGAGGATGATGAGAGGCCCCCTGAGGAGTATGACCAGCCCTGGGAATGGAAGAAGGAGCGGATTTCCAAAGCCTTTGCAG GCCCTGTGGCGTGGGTTGCAGGAGCTGAAGTGGGGCAGGGTCTGAAGAACCCAGGAAGAATCCCCCATGtcctggaagaagaaagaagggacaaAGTACACATTCCTCATTCCTCCCAAAG CCCAATTTGA
- the SHF gene encoding SH2 domain-containing adapter protein F isoform X8, translating into MEPYEAQKMMAEIRSSKETAAQPLPLYDTPYEPEEEGTTPEGEGTSWPRESRLPEDDERPPEEYDQPWEWKKERISKAFAVDIKVIKDLPWPPPVGQLDSSPSLPDGDRDISGPASPLPEPSLEDGSAQFEGSEKSCLSPGREEKGRLPPRLSAGNPKSAKPLNVEPSSPLGEWTDPALPLENQVWYHGAISRTDAENLLRLCKEASYLVRNSETSKNDFSLSLKSSQGFMHMKLSRTKEHKYVLGQNSPPFSSVPEIVHHYASRKLPIKGAEHMSLLYPVAIRTL; encoded by the exons ATGGAGCCCTATGAGGCCCAAAAGATGATGGCTG AGATCCGGAGCTCCAAGGAGACAGCAGCTCAGCCCCTGCCTCTGTATGACACGCCCTATgagccagaggaggaggggaccACCCCAGAGGGTGAGGGGACCTCCTGGCCCCGGGAGTCCCGTCTGCCAGAGGATGATGAGAGGCCCCCTGAGGAGTATGACCAGCCCTGGGAATGGAAGAAGGAGCGGATTTCCAAAGCCTTTGCAG TTGACATTAAGGTCATCAAAGACCTACCTTGGCCTCCACCGGTGGGACAGCTGGACagcagcccctccctgcctgatGGGGACAGGGACATCTCCGGTccagcctcacccctccctgAGCCCAGCCTGGAGGACGGCAGCG CCCAATTTGAAGGATCTGAGAAGAGCTGCCTGTCACCCGGCCGGGAGGAGAAGGGGCGGCTACCTCCCCGACTCTCTGCAGGGAACCCCAAGTCAGCCAAGCCCCTAAACGTGGAACCCAGCAGCCCCCTGGGGGAGTGGACAGACCCAGCACTGCCTCTGGAAAACCAGGT CTGGTACCACGGGGCCATCAGTCGAACAGATGCCGAGAACCTGCTCCGCCTGTGCAAAGAGGCCAGCTACCTGGTGCGCAACAGTGAGACCAGCAAGAATgatttctccctgtccctcaa gaGCAGTCAGGGCTTCATGCACATGAAGCTGTCCCGGACCAAGGAACACAAGTACGTGCTGGGCCAGAACAGCCCGCCCTTCAGCAGCGTCCCTGAAATCGTGCACCACTACGCCAGCCGCAAGCTGCCCATTAAGGGGGCCGAGCACATGTCCCTGCTCTACCCTGTGGCCATTCGGACTCTGTAG
- the SHF gene encoding SH2 domain-containing adapter protein F isoform X5, protein MCLPGLGSNAVGAFGWEELAILEDYADPFDVQETAEGPAGASGAPEKVPENDGYMEPYEAQKMMAEIRSSKETAAQPLPLYDTPYEPEEEGTTPEGEGTSWPRESRLPEDDERPPEEYDQPWEWKKERISKAFAVDIKVIKDLPWPPPVGQLDSSPSLPDGDRDISGPASPLPEPSLEDGSAQFEGSEKSCLSPGREEKGRLPPRLSAGNPKSAKPLNVEPSSPLGEWTDPALPLENQVWYHGAISRTDAENLLRLCKEASYLVRNSETSKNDFSLSLKSSQGFMHMKLSRTKEHKYVLGQNSPPFSSVPEIVHHYASRKLPIKGAEHMSLLYPVAIRTL, encoded by the exons ATGTGTCTGCCTGGATTGGGAAGCAATGCAGTGGGAGCATTCGGATGGGAGGAG TTGGCAATCCTAGAAGACTATGCGGACCCATTTGACGTTCAGGAGACTGCTGAAGGCCCAGCAGGAGCTTCAGGAGCTCCAGAGAAGGTCCCTGAAAATGATGGCTACATGGAGCCCTATGAGGCCCAAAAGATGATGGCTG AGATCCGGAGCTCCAAGGAGACAGCAGCTCAGCCCCTGCCTCTGTATGACACGCCCTATgagccagaggaggaggggaccACCCCAGAGGGTGAGGGGACCTCCTGGCCCCGGGAGTCCCGTCTGCCAGAGGATGATGAGAGGCCCCCTGAGGAGTATGACCAGCCCTGGGAATGGAAGAAGGAGCGGATTTCCAAAGCCTTTGCAG TTGACATTAAGGTCATCAAAGACCTACCTTGGCCTCCACCGGTGGGACAGCTGGACagcagcccctccctgcctgatGGGGACAGGGACATCTCCGGTccagcctcacccctccctgAGCCCAGCCTGGAGGACGGCAGCG CCCAATTTGAAGGATCTGAGAAGAGCTGCCTGTCACCCGGCCGGGAGGAGAAGGGGCGGCTACCTCCCCGACTCTCTGCAGGGAACCCCAAGTCAGCCAAGCCCCTAAACGTGGAACCCAGCAGCCCCCTGGGGGAGTGGACAGACCCAGCACTGCCTCTGGAAAACCAGGT CTGGTACCACGGGGCCATCAGTCGAACAGATGCCGAGAACCTGCTCCGCCTGTGCAAAGAGGCCAGCTACCTGGTGCGCAACAGTGAGACCAGCAAGAATgatttctccctgtccctcaa gaGCAGTCAGGGCTTCATGCACATGAAGCTGTCCCGGACCAAGGAACACAAGTACGTGCTGGGCCAGAACAGCCCGCCCTTCAGCAGCGTCCCTGAAATCGTGCACCACTACGCCAGCCGCAAGCTGCCCATTAAGGGGGCCGAGCACATGTCCCTGCTCTACCCTGTGGCCATTCGGACTCTGTAG
- the SHF gene encoding SH2 domain-containing adapter protein F isoform X2: protein MLLSGAPPAGSGPGQRAQGSSGSGPGGSRRGAGGAGAGPGGGGSGGVAKWLREHLGFRGGGGGGGGGKPAPPEPDYRPPAPSPAAPPAPPPDILAAYRLQRERDFEDPYSGGQSSSAAAPATPAVPGPTPPPRHGSPPHRLIRVETPGPPAPPPEERISGPPASSDRLAILEDYADPFDVQETAEGPAGASGAPEKVPENDGYMEPYEAQKMMAEIRSSKETAAQPLPLYDTPYEPEEEGTTPEGEGTSWPRESRLPEDDERPPEEYDQPWEWKKERISKAFAAQFEGSEKSCLSPGREEKGRLPPRLSAGNPKSAKPLNVEPSSPLGEWTDPALPLENQVWYHGAISRTDAENLLRLCKEASYLVRNSETSKNDFSLSLKSSQGFMHMKLSRTKEHKYVLGQNSPPFSSVPEIVHHYASRKLPIKGAEHMSLLYPVAIRTL from the exons ATGTTACTGAGCGGAGCTCCTCCCGCGGGCTCCGGCCCGGGGCAGCGGGCGCAGGGGAGCTCGGGGAGCGGCCCGGGGGGGTCGCGCCGAGGCGCCGGGGGAGCGGGAGCCGGCCCAGGAGGGGGCGGCAGTGGCGGAGTGGCCAAGTGGCTCCGGGAGCACCTGGGCTTCCGCGGAGGGGGCGGCGGCGGAGGTGGGGGCAAGCCGGCGCCCCCGGAGCCGGACTACCGTCCCCCCGCACCCTCCCCGGCCGCGCCCCCTGCGCCACCCCCGGACATCCTGGCCGCCTACCGGCTGCAGAGGGAGCGCGACTTCGAAGACCCGTACTCTGGGGGGCAGTCCAGCTCCGCTGCTGCCCCAGCCACCCCCGCCGTCCCCGGCCCCACGCCGCCCCCGCGCCACGGCTCGCCTCCCCACCGCCTTATTCGGGTTGAGACCCCTGGCCCCCCAGCGCCCCCTCCCGAGGAGCGGATCTCTGGACCCCCCGCCAGCAGCGACAGG TTGGCAATCCTAGAAGACTATGCGGACCCATTTGACGTTCAGGAGACTGCTGAAGGCCCAGCAGGAGCTTCAGGAGCTCCAGAGAAGGTCCCTGAAAATGATGGCTACATGGAGCCCTATGAGGCCCAAAAGATGATGGCTG AGATCCGGAGCTCCAAGGAGACAGCAGCTCAGCCCCTGCCTCTGTATGACACGCCCTATgagccagaggaggaggggaccACCCCAGAGGGTGAGGGGACCTCCTGGCCCCGGGAGTCCCGTCTGCCAGAGGATGATGAGAGGCCCCCTGAGGAGTATGACCAGCCCTGGGAATGGAAGAAGGAGCGGATTTCCAAAGCCTTTGCAG CCCAATTTGAAGGATCTGAGAAGAGCTGCCTGTCACCCGGCCGGGAGGAGAAGGGGCGGCTACCTCCCCGACTCTCTGCAGGGAACCCCAAGTCAGCCAAGCCCCTAAACGTGGAACCCAGCAGCCCCCTGGGGGAGTGGACAGACCCAGCACTGCCTCTGGAAAACCAGGT CTGGTACCACGGGGCCATCAGTCGAACAGATGCCGAGAACCTGCTCCGCCTGTGCAAAGAGGCCAGCTACCTGGTGCGCAACAGTGAGACCAGCAAGAATgatttctccctgtccctcaa gaGCAGTCAGGGCTTCATGCACATGAAGCTGTCCCGGACCAAGGAACACAAGTACGTGCTGGGCCAGAACAGCCCGCCCTTCAGCAGCGTCCCTGAAATCGTGCACCACTACGCCAGCCGCAAGCTGCCCATTAAGGGGGCCGAGCACATGTCCCTGCTCTACCCTGTGGCCATTCGGACTCTGTAG
- the SHF gene encoding SH2 domain-containing adapter protein F isoform X6 — MLLSGAPPAGSGPGQRAQGSSGSGPGGSRRGAGGAGAGPGGGGSGGVAKWLREHLGFRGGGGGGGGGKPAPPEPDYRPPAPSPAAPPAPPPDILAAYRLQRERDFEDPYSGGQSSSAAAPATPAVPGPTPPPRHGSPPHRLIRVETPGPPAPPPEERISGPPASSDRLAILEDYADPFDVQETAEGPAGASGAPEKVPENDGYMEPYEAQKMMAEIRSSKETAAQPLPLYDTPYEPEEEGTTPEGEGTSWPRESRLPEDDERPPEEYDQPWEWKKERISKAFAAGTTGPSVEQMPRTCSACAKRPATWCATVRPARMISPCPSRAVRASCT, encoded by the exons ATGTTACTGAGCGGAGCTCCTCCCGCGGGCTCCGGCCCGGGGCAGCGGGCGCAGGGGAGCTCGGGGAGCGGCCCGGGGGGGTCGCGCCGAGGCGCCGGGGGAGCGGGAGCCGGCCCAGGAGGGGGCGGCAGTGGCGGAGTGGCCAAGTGGCTCCGGGAGCACCTGGGCTTCCGCGGAGGGGGCGGCGGCGGAGGTGGGGGCAAGCCGGCGCCCCCGGAGCCGGACTACCGTCCCCCCGCACCCTCCCCGGCCGCGCCCCCTGCGCCACCCCCGGACATCCTGGCCGCCTACCGGCTGCAGAGGGAGCGCGACTTCGAAGACCCGTACTCTGGGGGGCAGTCCAGCTCCGCTGCTGCCCCAGCCACCCCCGCCGTCCCCGGCCCCACGCCGCCCCCGCGCCACGGCTCGCCTCCCCACCGCCTTATTCGGGTTGAGACCCCTGGCCCCCCAGCGCCCCCTCCCGAGGAGCGGATCTCTGGACCCCCCGCCAGCAGCGACAGG TTGGCAATCCTAGAAGACTATGCGGACCCATTTGACGTTCAGGAGACTGCTGAAGGCCCAGCAGGAGCTTCAGGAGCTCCAGAGAAGGTCCCTGAAAATGATGGCTACATGGAGCCCTATGAGGCCCAAAAGATGATGGCTG AGATCCGGAGCTCCAAGGAGACAGCAGCTCAGCCCCTGCCTCTGTATGACACGCCCTATgagccagaggaggaggggaccACCCCAGAGGGTGAGGGGACCTCCTGGCCCCGGGAGTCCCGTCTGCCAGAGGATGATGAGAGGCCCCCTGAGGAGTATGACCAGCCCTGGGAATGGAAGAAGGAGCGGATTTCCAAAGCCTTTGCAG CTGGTACCACGGGGCCATCAGTCGAACAGATGCCGAGAACCTGCTCCGCCTGTGCAAAGAGGCCAGCTACCTGGTGCGCAACAGTGAGACCAGCAAGAATgatttctccctgtccctcaa gaGCAGTCAGGGCTTCATGCACATGA
- the SHF gene encoding SH2 domain-containing adapter protein F isoform X1, with protein MLLSGAPPAGSGPGQRAQGSSGSGPGGSRRGAGGAGAGPGGGGSGGVAKWLREHLGFRGGGGGGGGGKPAPPEPDYRPPAPSPAAPPAPPPDILAAYRLQRERDFEDPYSGGQSSSAAAPATPAVPGPTPPPRHGSPPHRLIRVETPGPPAPPPEERISGPPASSDRLAILEDYADPFDVQETAEGPAGASGAPEKVPENDGYMEPYEAQKMMAEIRSSKETAAQPLPLYDTPYEPEEEGTTPEGEGTSWPRESRLPEDDERPPEEYDQPWEWKKERISKAFAVDIKVIKDLPWPPPVGQLDSSPSLPDGDRDISGPASPLPEPSLEDGSAQFEGSEKSCLSPGREEKGRLPPRLSAGNPKSAKPLNVEPSSPLGEWTDPALPLENQVWYHGAISRTDAENLLRLCKEASYLVRNSETSKNDFSLSLKSSQGFMHMKLSRTKEHKYVLGQNSPPFSSVPEIVHHYASRKLPIKGAEHMSLLYPVAIRTL; from the exons ATGTTACTGAGCGGAGCTCCTCCCGCGGGCTCCGGCCCGGGGCAGCGGGCGCAGGGGAGCTCGGGGAGCGGCCCGGGGGGGTCGCGCCGAGGCGCCGGGGGAGCGGGAGCCGGCCCAGGAGGGGGCGGCAGTGGCGGAGTGGCCAAGTGGCTCCGGGAGCACCTGGGCTTCCGCGGAGGGGGCGGCGGCGGAGGTGGGGGCAAGCCGGCGCCCCCGGAGCCGGACTACCGTCCCCCCGCACCCTCCCCGGCCGCGCCCCCTGCGCCACCCCCGGACATCCTGGCCGCCTACCGGCTGCAGAGGGAGCGCGACTTCGAAGACCCGTACTCTGGGGGGCAGTCCAGCTCCGCTGCTGCCCCAGCCACCCCCGCCGTCCCCGGCCCCACGCCGCCCCCGCGCCACGGCTCGCCTCCCCACCGCCTTATTCGGGTTGAGACCCCTGGCCCCCCAGCGCCCCCTCCCGAGGAGCGGATCTCTGGACCCCCCGCCAGCAGCGACAGG TTGGCAATCCTAGAAGACTATGCGGACCCATTTGACGTTCAGGAGACTGCTGAAGGCCCAGCAGGAGCTTCAGGAGCTCCAGAGAAGGTCCCTGAAAATGATGGCTACATGGAGCCCTATGAGGCCCAAAAGATGATGGCTG AGATCCGGAGCTCCAAGGAGACAGCAGCTCAGCCCCTGCCTCTGTATGACACGCCCTATgagccagaggaggaggggaccACCCCAGAGGGTGAGGGGACCTCCTGGCCCCGGGAGTCCCGTCTGCCAGAGGATGATGAGAGGCCCCCTGAGGAGTATGACCAGCCCTGGGAATGGAAGAAGGAGCGGATTTCCAAAGCCTTTGCAG TTGACATTAAGGTCATCAAAGACCTACCTTGGCCTCCACCGGTGGGACAGCTGGACagcagcccctccctgcctgatGGGGACAGGGACATCTCCGGTccagcctcacccctccctgAGCCCAGCCTGGAGGACGGCAGCG CCCAATTTGAAGGATCTGAGAAGAGCTGCCTGTCACCCGGCCGGGAGGAGAAGGGGCGGCTACCTCCCCGACTCTCTGCAGGGAACCCCAAGTCAGCCAAGCCCCTAAACGTGGAACCCAGCAGCCCCCTGGGGGAGTGGACAGACCCAGCACTGCCTCTGGAAAACCAGGT CTGGTACCACGGGGCCATCAGTCGAACAGATGCCGAGAACCTGCTCCGCCTGTGCAAAGAGGCCAGCTACCTGGTGCGCAACAGTGAGACCAGCAAGAATgatttctccctgtccctcaa gaGCAGTCAGGGCTTCATGCACATGAAGCTGTCCCGGACCAAGGAACACAAGTACGTGCTGGGCCAGAACAGCCCGCCCTTCAGCAGCGTCCCTGAAATCGTGCACCACTACGCCAGCCGCAAGCTGCCCATTAAGGGGGCCGAGCACATGTCCCTGCTCTACCCTGTGGCCATTCGGACTCTGTAG